One genomic segment of Pseudonocardia sp. T1-2H includes these proteins:
- a CDS encoding LacI family DNA-binding transcriptional regulator: MSNSAGARPRRPTLNDVAARAGVSRALASLVIRRAPGPSEGSRARVLQAADELGYRPDPSAQVLRSHRSRLLGVTLTVHDTFHADLVEAIYPAAAALGYEVLLTAVAPTRAEDEAIDALTASRCEGLILLGSVATPARLSELGAALPVVVLGRGAGGGKAAVDTVRTVDAAGLGQAVDHLAGLGHRRIVHVDAGRDAGAAERRRGYRDAMRRHGLDDLARIVPGRYTEQAGGDAARALLAEPELPTAIVAANDRCAVGILDAFLRAGVRVPQDVSVVGFDDSALARLHHIDLTTVRQDAARMASLAVGAAAERLDEGRTGARDITLDPELVVRGTTAPPVTR, from the coding sequence GTGTCGAACAGCGCCGGCGCGCGGCCCAGGCGCCCCACGCTCAACGACGTCGCGGCACGCGCGGGGGTCTCCCGCGCGCTCGCGTCCCTGGTCATCCGGCGTGCGCCGGGGCCGAGCGAGGGCTCCCGGGCGCGGGTCCTGCAGGCCGCGGACGAGCTGGGCTACCGCCCGGACCCCAGCGCGCAGGTCCTGCGCAGCCACCGCAGCCGGCTGCTCGGCGTGACGCTCACCGTCCACGACACCTTCCACGCGGACCTGGTCGAGGCGATCTACCCGGCCGCCGCAGCGCTCGGCTACGAGGTCCTCCTCACCGCCGTCGCCCCCACCCGCGCGGAGGACGAGGCGATCGACGCGCTCACGGCGTCCCGGTGCGAGGGGCTGATCCTGCTGGGTTCCGTCGCCACGCCCGCGCGGCTGAGCGAGCTCGGCGCGGCCCTCCCGGTCGTCGTCCTCGGCCGCGGCGCGGGCGGCGGGAAGGCGGCCGTGGACACCGTCCGGACCGTCGACGCGGCGGGGCTCGGCCAGGCCGTCGACCATCTCGCCGGGCTCGGACACCGGCGGATCGTGCACGTCGACGCCGGTCGGGACGCCGGAGCGGCGGAGCGGCGCCGCGGGTACCGGGACGCCATGCGCCGTCACGGCCTCGACGACCTCGCCCGGATCGTGCCCGGCCGCTACACCGAACAGGCCGGCGGCGACGCGGCCCGGGCCCTGCTCGCAGAGCCGGAACTGCCGACCGCGATCGTGGCCGCCAACGACCGGTGCGCGGTCGGCATCCTGGACGCCTTCCTGCGCGCCGGCGTCCGGGTGCCGCAGGACGTCTCGGTCGTCGGGTTCGACGACAGCGCACTCGCGCGCCTGCACCACATCGACCTCACGACCGTGCGCCAGGACGCGGCCCGGATGGCGAGCCTCGCCGTCGGCGCCGCCGCCGAGCGCCTCGACGAAGGCCGTACCGGCGCCAGGGACATCACGCTCGATCCCGAGCTCGTCGTCCGCGGCACCACCGCCCCGCCCGTCACGCGCTGA
- the iolG gene encoding inositol 2-dehydrogenase has protein sequence MLRVALFGCGRIGRVHAEAVAGHPRAELAWVFDPVETAAKEVASQYGAAASTDADAVLADGSVDAVIVASPTPTHVDLLTRAVHAGKAVLCEKPIDLDIARVDACWAEIGAADPLVMLGFNRRFDPSFREIRDRVTAGEIGRLEQVVIISRDPAPPPAGYVATSGGLFRDMTIHDFDMALFLLGDVVEVHAMGSNLVSPEIEEVGDIDGAVVTLRSADGALAQITNSRRCAYGYDQRLEAFGSTGMLIAQNQLPTSVRYAGAERSESAAPVLNFFLQRYGPAYRAELDHFVSAVEKGARPSPDFADGRAALVLADAAAESLRTGRTVRVGG, from the coding sequence ATGCTGCGAGTGGCCCTGTTCGGCTGCGGCCGGATCGGCCGGGTCCATGCCGAGGCGGTCGCGGGGCATCCGCGGGCCGAGCTCGCCTGGGTCTTCGACCCGGTGGAGACGGCGGCCAAGGAGGTCGCGTCGCAGTACGGCGCAGCGGCGAGCACGGACGCCGACGCGGTCCTGGCCGACGGATCCGTCGACGCCGTGATCGTCGCCTCGCCGACGCCCACCCACGTCGACCTGCTGACCCGCGCGGTCCACGCCGGCAAGGCGGTGCTCTGCGAGAAGCCGATCGACCTGGACATCGCGCGCGTCGACGCCTGCTGGGCCGAGATCGGCGCGGCGGACCCGCTGGTCATGCTCGGCTTCAACCGCCGCTTCGACCCGTCGTTCCGCGAGATCCGGGACCGCGTCACGGCCGGGGAGATCGGCCGGCTCGAGCAGGTCGTGATCATCAGCCGGGACCCGGCGCCGCCGCCCGCGGGCTACGTCGCGACCTCCGGCGGGCTCTTCCGGGACATGACGATCCACGACTTCGACATGGCGCTCTTCCTGCTCGGGGACGTCGTCGAGGTCCACGCGATGGGCTCGAACCTGGTATCGCCGGAGATCGAGGAGGTCGGGGACATCGACGGCGCGGTCGTCACCCTGCGCTCCGCGGACGGCGCGCTCGCCCAGATCACCAACAGCCGTCGGTGCGCGTACGGCTACGACCAGCGCCTCGAGGCCTTCGGCAGCACCGGCATGCTGATCGCACAGAACCAGCTGCCGACGAGCGTGCGGTACGCCGGGGCGGAGCGCAGCGAGTCCGCCGCGCCGGTCCTGAACTTCTTCCTGCAGCGCTACGGCCCGGCCTACCGCGCCGAGCTCGACCACTTCGTGAGCGCGGTCGAGAAGGGGGCCCGGCCGTCCCCGGACTTCGCCGACGGCCGCGCCGCGCTGGTCCTCGCGGACGCGGCGGCCGAGAGCCTGCGCACCGGCCGCACGGTCCGGGTCGGCGGCTGA
- a CDS encoding Gfo/Idh/MocA family protein, which translates to MTVRWGILSASAIGRVVVPAAAGAPDAEIVAVAARDGVRAKAYAAELGIPLSFGSYDELLDSDEIDAVYVPLPISMHTDWTVRALEAGKHVLCEKPFAMTAADAARCFEAAERAGKVCIEGLMYRHHPQTSLARRLVAEGAIGRLAEIRAVLSVSVEPDDIRRTPALGGGAVYDLGCYCVSAIRLFGGEPSQVYAVQAQDGPDGEDLRTAAVLTLPDGVLGHFDVGLDLPRRDELEIIGTGGKITIPDPWLCRPGHIELERDGVTERLPVDPTGEWGLVGTAADSYRIELGVAAAVIAGAEREFGREDAIAQARVLESLRRSAKTGRPVPTARVMEP; encoded by the coding sequence GTGACCGTCCGGTGGGGGATCCTGTCCGCGTCCGCGATCGGCCGGGTCGTGGTCCCGGCCGCCGCGGGCGCGCCGGACGCCGAGATCGTCGCCGTCGCTGCGCGGGACGGCGTGCGCGCCAAGGCCTACGCCGCCGAGCTGGGCATCCCGCTGTCCTTCGGCTCCTACGACGAGCTGCTGGACAGCGACGAGATCGACGCCGTCTACGTCCCGCTGCCCATCTCGATGCACACCGACTGGACGGTCCGGGCGCTCGAGGCGGGCAAGCACGTCCTGTGCGAGAAGCCGTTCGCCATGACGGCGGCGGACGCGGCCCGCTGTTTCGAGGCCGCCGAGCGCGCCGGCAAGGTGTGCATCGAGGGCCTGATGTACCGCCACCACCCGCAGACGTCGCTGGCCCGCCGGCTCGTCGCGGAGGGTGCGATCGGCAGGCTCGCGGAGATCCGCGCGGTGCTGAGCGTGAGCGTCGAGCCGGACGACATCAGGCGCACGCCGGCCCTCGGCGGCGGCGCGGTGTACGACCTCGGGTGCTACTGCGTGAGCGCGATCCGGCTGTTCGGCGGGGAGCCGTCCCAGGTCTACGCGGTGCAGGCCCAGGACGGTCCCGACGGCGAGGACCTGCGGACGGCTGCGGTCCTGACGCTGCCGGACGGCGTGCTCGGGCACTTCGACGTCGGGCTGGACCTGCCCCGCCGGGACGAGCTGGAGATCATCGGGACCGGCGGGAAGATCACGATCCCGGACCCGTGGCTCTGCCGGCCCGGCCACATCGAGCTGGAACGCGACGGCGTGACGGAGCGGCTGCCCGTCGACCCGACGGGGGAGTGGGGCCTCGTCGGCACGGCCGCCGACTCCTACCGGATCGAGCTCGGCGTCGCCGCGGCCGTGATCGCCGGTGCGGAGCGGGAGTTCGGCCGGGAGGACGCGATCGCCCAGGCCCGGGTCCTGGAGTCGCTTCGCCGCTCCGCGAAGACGGGCCGACCCGTCCCCACCGCTCGCGTCATGGAGCCATGA
- a CDS encoding LacI family DNA-binding transcriptional regulator codes for MASPNAGPAQGRPTLETVAARAGVSKSLVSLVLRNSPKVSPARREAVMRAVDELGYRPNAAARRLAENRSRTIGVLLNDIRQPYFADLLDGVTPVLHAAGQHILLGDGRVDRMMDETLTWSFLEHGVDGLILAGSVPMSRAIAEVTSRIPSVAAGGLDIDLPKVDVVANDNESGGELAVRHLVELGHRRIAHISGLPGIAGRQRRDAYVTAMRDFGLGDHVHVEAGDMSEEGGYRAAVRLLTRPEPPTAIFAANDMSCVGALSAAAELGVRVPEEVSLVGFDNSGLARLRALWLTSVDGAAPTVGLLAARTLLARIERPDEPRRVHLVPPRLEVRGSSGPPPS; via the coding sequence GTGGCGTCACCGAATGCGGGGCCCGCCCAGGGCCGGCCGACCCTCGAGACCGTCGCGGCCCGGGCCGGGGTGTCGAAGTCGCTCGTCTCCCTCGTCCTGCGCAACTCGCCGAAGGTGAGTCCCGCCCGTCGCGAGGCCGTCATGCGGGCCGTCGACGAGCTCGGCTACCGGCCGAACGCCGCCGCCCGCCGGCTCGCCGAGAACCGGTCACGCACGATCGGGGTGCTGCTCAACGACATCCGCCAGCCCTATTTCGCGGACCTGCTCGACGGCGTCACCCCGGTCCTGCATGCGGCGGGGCAGCACATCCTGCTCGGCGACGGCCGGGTGGACCGGATGATGGACGAGACCCTGACCTGGTCGTTCCTCGAGCACGGGGTGGACGGGCTGATCCTGGCCGGGTCCGTGCCGATGTCCCGGGCGATCGCCGAGGTCACCTCGAGGATCCCCAGCGTCGCGGCCGGCGGGCTGGACATCGACCTGCCGAAGGTCGACGTCGTCGCCAACGACAACGAGTCCGGCGGCGAGCTGGCGGTCCGGCACCTCGTCGAGCTCGGGCACCGGCGGATCGCCCATATCTCCGGCCTGCCGGGGATCGCGGGCCGGCAGCGCCGGGACGCCTACGTGACGGCGATGCGGGACTTCGGCCTGGGCGACCACGTCCATGTCGAGGCCGGGGACATGAGCGAGGAGGGCGGCTATCGCGCCGCCGTCCGGCTGCTGACCCGGCCGGAGCCGCCGACGGCGATCTTCGCGGCCAACGACATGTCCTGCGTGGGAGCGCTGTCCGCGGCGGCGGAGCTGGGCGTCCGGGTGCCGGAGGAGGTGTCGCTCGTCGGCTTCGACAACTCCGGCCTCGCCAGGCTGCGGGCCCTCTGGCTGACCAGCGTCGACGGCGCGGCCCCGACGGTCGGGCTGCTGGCCGCCCGCACCCTGCTGGCCCGGATCGAACGGCCGGACGAACCGCGGCGGGTACACCTCGTTCCGCCGCGCCTCGAGGTGCGGGGCTCCAGCGGCCCACCACCGTCCTGA
- a CDS encoding NADPH:quinone oxidoreductase family protein: protein MQRVVCRAFGDVEDLEVVEEAAPSPGPGEVLVEVDAAGVGFVDGLIVRGLYQVRPPLPFTPGSTVGGRVVALGEGVSAPAVGTAVAGLATGFGGFTSHAVLPASTAVPLPDGVSAETAVTAIESYSTLVFAVTHRVAIGEGEWVVVLGAGGGIGLAAVDVARSLGGRVVAVASSQDKRQAALAAGAETAIDYTDLKDGIRAATGGGADVVVDPVGGPAAESALRALGTGGRFCVLGFASGEIPRLPANIVLLRNRSVVGVDWGDWARTDGDAATELVADVLGRIARGELHPPRPQVFPLVEAGKVLRLYADRAVTGKIALAP, encoded by the coding sequence ATGCAGCGTGTGGTGTGCCGGGCGTTCGGCGACGTGGAGGACCTCGAGGTGGTCGAGGAGGCGGCGCCCTCCCCGGGGCCCGGCGAGGTCCTGGTCGAGGTCGATGCGGCGGGGGTCGGCTTCGTCGACGGGCTGATCGTCCGCGGGCTCTACCAGGTGCGCCCGCCGCTGCCCTTCACCCCGGGCTCCACGGTCGGGGGCCGGGTCGTCGCGCTCGGCGAGGGCGTGTCGGCGCCCGCCGTCGGCACCGCCGTCGCCGGGCTGGCCACCGGGTTCGGCGGGTTCACCTCGCACGCCGTACTGCCCGCGAGCACCGCCGTACCGCTACCCGACGGCGTGAGCGCCGAGACCGCGGTGACGGCGATCGAGAGCTATTCGACGCTGGTGTTCGCGGTGACCCACCGGGTCGCGATCGGCGAGGGCGAGTGGGTGGTCGTCCTCGGGGCGGGCGGCGGGATCGGGCTGGCCGCCGTCGACGTCGCGCGGAGCCTCGGCGGCCGGGTCGTCGCGGTGGCGTCGTCGCAGGACAAGCGGCAGGCGGCGCTGGCCGCGGGCGCCGAGACGGCGATCGACTACACGGACCTCAAGGACGGCATCCGCGCCGCGACGGGCGGTGGCGCCGACGTCGTGGTCGACCCGGTCGGCGGGCCCGCGGCCGAGTCCGCCCTGCGCGCCCTGGGCACCGGTGGCCGGTTCTGCGTGCTGGGTTTCGCGTCGGGGGAGATCCCGCGGCTGCCCGCCAACATCGTGCTGCTGCGGAACCGCTCGGTCGTCGGCGTGGACTGGGGGGACTGGGCCCGCACGGACGGGGACGCGGCCACCGAGCTCGTCGCGGACGTCCTCGGCCGGATCGCCCGGGGGGAGCTGCACCCGCCGCGGCCGCAGGTCTTCCCACTCGTCGAGGCGGGGAAGGTGTTGCGGCTGTACGCGGACCGGGCCGTCACCGGGAAGATCGCCCTCGCCCCCTGA
- a CDS encoding GAF domain-containing protein → MTRAVLLGSRDADQRALAERLRRACVDGLDVDGAAVSVLTAKTARATLFSTDPTADLLEELQFSLNDGVCIEAATSGAPVMVSDMHHGTETERWPVFAAAVAERATVGALFALPLQWGAVNVGVLDLYRVRPGGLTVAGCADLLRAVDIVALLVIDRLTVPAEAAGREDADGWPEGGSGTHDEVHQATGMVLAQLGVDCVVALSRMRAYAFAEQRLLVEIARDVVARRLRFTEDMS, encoded by the coding sequence GTGACGAGGGCGGTCCTGCTCGGGTCCCGGGATGCGGACCAGCGCGCGCTCGCCGAACGGCTGCGCCGGGCCTGCGTCGACGGGCTGGACGTCGACGGCGCCGCGGTCTCGGTCCTCACGGCGAAGACCGCCCGCGCGACCCTCTTCTCGACGGACCCGACGGCGGACCTGCTCGAGGAGCTGCAGTTCTCCCTGAACGACGGGGTCTGCATCGAAGCCGCGACGTCCGGGGCGCCGGTCATGGTGTCGGACATGCACCACGGCACGGAGACCGAGCGCTGGCCGGTGTTCGCCGCGGCGGTGGCGGAACGTGCGACGGTCGGGGCGCTGTTCGCACTGCCGTTGCAGTGGGGGGCGGTGAACGTCGGGGTGCTGGATCTCTACCGGGTCCGACCGGGCGGGTTGACCGTGGCGGGCTGTGCGGACCTGCTCCGGGCGGTGGACATCGTGGCGTTGCTGGTCATCGACAGGCTCACGGTCCCCGCCGAGGCGGCCGGTCGGGAGGACGCGGACGGATGGCCGGAAGGCGGGTCGGGTACCCATGACGAGGTGCACCAGGCGACCGGGATGGTGCTGGCGCAGCTCGGGGTGGACTGTGTGGTGGCGCTGTCGCGAATGAGGGCGTACGCCTTCGCCGAGCAGCGGTTGCTCGTCGAGATCGCCCGGGACGTCGTGGCGCGCAGGCTGCGGTTCACCGAGGACATGAGCTGA
- a CDS encoding GAF and ANTAR domain-containing protein, which translates to MNAELSDRERRIGRAFVALADTMVDDYDVIDLLNRLVGYSADLLSAEAAGLVLADNRGALRAVAASSEDAELMELLQLQSDEGPCLDCYRRSAVVRVDDIAEAADRWPAFVAALENRGAFRSVHALPLRLRGQAIGALNLFHHAPGPLPEDDLVLGQALADVATIGILSERLIRRGEVVNEQLQTALNSRVVIEQAKGVLAQHAGVDMNEAFHLLRRYARGNNLRLADVARRLTVGGLDPAVLLVSRQA; encoded by the coding sequence GTGAACGCGGAACTGAGCGACCGGGAACGGCGGATCGGCCGGGCCTTCGTCGCGCTCGCCGACACGATGGTCGACGACTACGACGTCATCGACCTGCTGAACCGGCTCGTGGGCTACAGCGCGGACCTGCTCTCCGCCGAAGCGGCCGGGCTGGTCCTCGCGGACAACCGCGGCGCGCTGCGGGCGGTCGCGGCGTCGAGCGAGGACGCCGAGCTGATGGAGCTGCTCCAGCTGCAGAGCGACGAGGGGCCGTGCCTGGACTGCTACCGGAGGTCGGCCGTGGTCCGCGTCGACGACATCGCCGAGGCCGCGGACCGATGGCCCGCGTTCGTCGCCGCGCTGGAGAACAGGGGTGCGTTCCGGTCCGTGCACGCGCTCCCGCTCCGGTTGCGCGGGCAGGCGATCGGCGCGTTGAACCTGTTCCACCACGCGCCCGGTCCGCTGCCCGAGGACGATCTCGTGCTGGGCCAGGCGCTCGCGGACGTCGCGACGATCGGGATCCTCTCCGAGCGGTTGATCCGCCGCGGCGAGGTCGTCAACGAGCAGCTGCAGACCGCCCTGAACAGCCGGGTCGTCATCGAGCAGGCGAAGGGCGTGCTGGCCCAGCACGCCGGGGTGGACATGAACGAGGCGTTCCACCTGCTGCGCCGCTACGCCCGGGGCAACAACCTGCGGCTCGCGGACGTCGCGCGCCGGCTCACCGTCGGTGGTCTCGATCCCGCGGTTCTGCTGGTCTCTCGTCAGGCATAG
- a CDS encoding SpoIIE family protein phosphatase: MSDGPDRRDSFPADLRVTLPGSELAELMAARDWSSSLLGEPRTWSPALRSVVALCMNSRFAMMIMWGPELTMIYNDAYAPMLGHRHPSALGRPIAEVWSEEWPVLRGIVDEVLDTGQATYSEDFLLVTTRNGFLEEAYFTFSYSPLPEPDGRIGGLLDTVAETTSQVLATRRLAALQQLGQVHAARIGGADDVAAAVAEVLSGFRADLPFAAIYLTDEEKPDGQRQVGGYGLDGGALPPIGPLADATRRTLAGEEGVTAVDVAADVADLVEPGAWRIGDSPVRTALVVPLGLATADRPIGVAVLGTSPYLRLDGDYRSFLDLVARQVGSAVTDAQAYDAAQRRAEALAELDRARTEFFTGVSHELRTPLALISGPAEDALADTAEPLTEAQRERLELVRRNAGRMRRMVDTLLDFAALEAGRLVPELVAVDAGVLTRDIAASFAPAARRAGLAAEVDSPDVGPVRLDPDMWEKVLLNLLSNAVKFTPQGGIGVRLRREGDVLDLRVTDSGVGIPADEVPALFRRFHRVRGTAGRSHEGTGIGLALVAELTALHGGTVEVASEPGEGTTFTVRIPVEDAGVAAEPVHPRAVGRYRDEALQWSVTPDAGPAPGPSAPFVLVADDNQDLRRYLARLLEPHYRVLAVADGQEALDAIRREIPDLVLADVMMPRLDGLGLLAALRADPDTATTPVVLLSARAGEEAAVDGLAAGADDYLAKPFSPPELLARVRTTIGLAQVRARLLQEQTAVALTLQRSILGPTRLPDGFAVRYEPASTTLEVGGDWYDVVGLDDGTIGVVVGDVVGRGLDAAGVMGQLRSAGRALLLQQHTPARVLETLDRFAALTPGARCSTVFCAVIDPATGTISYSSAGHLPAILVEESGGHRLLGDALAVPLAVLDDLTRPEAVASLPAGSTLMLYTDGLVERRDDDVDNGVDRAVAALTAARELPSDAVIELVANRLLMDDHDDDVAFLVYRHPG; the protein is encoded by the coding sequence GTGTCCGACGGTCCCGACCGCCGCGACTCGTTCCCGGCCGACCTGCGGGTGACCCTGCCCGGCAGCGAGCTGGCCGAGCTCATGGCGGCGCGGGACTGGTCGTCGAGCCTGCTGGGGGAACCGCGGACCTGGTCGCCGGCGCTGCGTTCGGTCGTCGCCCTCTGCATGAACTCACGCTTCGCCATGATGATCATGTGGGGCCCCGAGCTCACGATGATCTACAACGACGCCTACGCGCCCATGCTGGGACACCGGCACCCGTCGGCGCTCGGCCGGCCGATCGCCGAGGTCTGGTCCGAGGAGTGGCCCGTCCTGCGCGGCATCGTCGATGAGGTGCTCGACACCGGGCAGGCCACCTACAGCGAGGACTTCCTGCTGGTCACCACCCGGAACGGGTTCCTCGAGGAGGCCTACTTCACGTTCTCCTACAGCCCGCTGCCCGAGCCGGACGGTCGGATCGGCGGCCTGCTGGACACCGTGGCCGAGACGACGTCGCAGGTGCTGGCGACCCGCCGGCTCGCCGCCCTGCAGCAGCTCGGCCAGGTGCACGCCGCGCGGATCGGCGGTGCGGACGACGTCGCCGCCGCCGTGGCGGAGGTGCTGTCCGGGTTTCGTGCGGACCTCCCGTTCGCGGCGATCTACCTGACGGACGAGGAGAAGCCGGACGGTCAGCGGCAGGTCGGGGGGTACGGGCTCGACGGCGGTGCCCTGCCGCCGATCGGCCCGCTCGCGGACGCGACGCGCCGGACGCTCGCGGGCGAGGAGGGCGTCACGGCCGTCGACGTGGCGGCGGACGTCGCGGACCTCGTCGAGCCGGGTGCGTGGCGGATCGGGGACAGCCCGGTCCGCACCGCGCTCGTCGTGCCGCTCGGGCTCGCGACCGCGGACCGACCGATCGGTGTCGCGGTCCTCGGCACCAGCCCCTACCTGCGGCTGGACGGGGACTACCGCTCCTTCCTCGACCTCGTGGCCCGCCAGGTCGGGTCCGCCGTCACCGACGCCCAGGCCTACGACGCCGCGCAGCGCCGGGCCGAGGCCCTGGCCGAGCTCGACCGGGCCCGCACCGAGTTCTTCACCGGGGTCAGCCACGAGCTGCGGACGCCGCTCGCGCTGATCAGCGGCCCGGCCGAGGACGCCCTCGCCGACACCGCGGAGCCACTCACAGAGGCGCAGCGCGAGCGCCTCGAGCTCGTCCGCCGCAACGCCGGGCGGATGCGCCGCATGGTGGACACGCTGCTGGACTTCGCCGCGCTGGAGGCCGGCCGGCTGGTCCCCGAGCTGGTCGCCGTCGACGCCGGGGTGCTCACCCGGGACATCGCCGCCTCGTTCGCCCCGGCCGCCCGGCGGGCGGGCCTGGCCGCCGAGGTGGACAGCCCGGACGTCGGCCCGGTCCGCCTGGACCCGGACATGTGGGAGAAGGTGCTGCTCAACCTGCTCTCCAACGCCGTGAAGTTCACCCCGCAGGGCGGTATCGGGGTGCGCCTGCGCCGGGAGGGCGACGTGCTCGACCTGCGTGTCACCGACAGCGGTGTCGGCATCCCCGCGGACGAGGTGCCGGCGCTGTTCCGCCGGTTCCACCGCGTCCGCGGGACGGCCGGGCGCTCGCACGAGGGCACCGGGATCGGCCTGGCGCTCGTGGCCGAGCTGACCGCGCTGCACGGCGGAACCGTCGAGGTCGCGAGCGAGCCCGGGGAGGGAACGACCTTCACGGTGCGGATCCCGGTCGAGGACGCGGGCGTCGCCGCCGAGCCGGTCCACCCGCGTGCCGTCGGCCGTTACCGGGACGAGGCCCTGCAGTGGAGCGTGACGCCCGACGCCGGGCCCGCGCCGGGTCCCTCCGCGCCGTTCGTGCTGGTCGCGGACGACAACCAGGACCTGCGCCGCTACCTCGCCCGGCTGCTCGAACCGCACTACCGGGTGCTCGCGGTCGCGGACGGGCAGGAGGCGCTCGACGCCATCCGCCGCGAGATCCCGGACCTGGTGCTCGCGGACGTGATGATGCCCCGCCTCGACGGGCTGGGCCTGCTCGCGGCGCTGCGCGCGGACCCGGACACGGCGACGACGCCGGTCGTGCTGCTCTCCGCACGGGCGGGCGAGGAGGCGGCCGTCGACGGCCTGGCCGCCGGCGCGGACGACTACCTCGCCAAGCCGTTCTCCCCGCCCGAGCTGCTCGCACGCGTCCGCACCACCATCGGCCTCGCGCAGGTCCGGGCACGTCTGCTCCAGGAGCAGACGGCCGTGGCGCTGACCCTGCAGCGCTCCATCCTCGGCCCCACCCGGCTCCCGGACGGGTTCGCGGTCCGGTACGAACCGGCGTCGACGACGCTGGAGGTCGGCGGGGACTGGTACGACGTCGTCGGGCTGGACGACGGGACGATCGGCGTGGTCGTCGGGGACGTCGTCGGGCGGGGGTTGGACGCGGCCGGGGTGATGGGGCAGCTGCGCAGTGCGGGGCGGGCGCTCCTGCTGCAGCAGCACACGCCGGCGCGGGTGCTCGAGACGCTGGACCGGTTTGCCGCGCTCACCCCCGGTGCGCGCTGCAGCACCGTGTTCTGCGCGGTGATCGACCCGGCCACGGGCACGATCAGTTACTCCAGCGCGGGGCACCTGCCCGCGATCCTGGTCGAGGAGTCCGGCGGGCACCGGCTGCTCGGCGACGCGCTCGCCGTCCCGCTCGCCGTCCTCGACGACCTGACCAGGCCCGAGGCCGTAGCGTCGCTCCCGGCGGGCTCGACCCTGATGCTCTACACGGACGGCCTGGTCGAGCGCCGGGACGACGACGTCGACAACGGCGTGGACCGGGCGGTCGCCGCCCTGACCGCCGCCCGCGAGCTCCCCTCCGACGCCGTGATCGAGCTGGTGGCGAACCGGCTACTCATGGACGACCACGACGACGACGTCGCCTTCCTCGTCTACCGGCACCCCGGTTAG
- a CDS encoding geranylgeranyl reductase family protein, translated as MNVSRPLPGSTDLLVVGAGPAGSAAAAWAARHGLDVVLADAAVFPRDKTCGDGLTPRAIAELDHLGLGEWVRSHGSNRGLRAAGFGQELELPWPGGSLPATGSAVARTELDAKIRDVALESGAVPMEGAKAVDVERDGERISGVVLALQDGTTTTVRCERVVVADGARSTLGRVLGREWHKDTAYGVAARGYIRSGRSDDPWISSHLELRGASDEVLAGYGWVFPLNNGEVNIGVGTLATDARPAKVRLRGLIEHYADMRRDDWQLDGPVRLPASALLPMGGAVSGVAGPNWALIGDAAGCVNPLNGEGIDYGMETGRVVAELLTGEKDLAVAWPATLRTHYGQAFSIARRLAGLLTLPRLLPLAGPVGMRSRSLMTVALRVMGNFVTDEDRDLTARAWRAAGRLSLRFDERPPFPAADLR; from the coding sequence ATGAACGTCTCCCGCCCGCTCCCCGGTTCGACCGACCTCCTCGTCGTCGGCGCGGGGCCCGCGGGATCGGCCGCCGCCGCGTGGGCCGCCCGGCACGGCCTCGACGTCGTGCTGGCGGACGCCGCGGTGTTCCCCCGGGACAAGACCTGTGGGGACGGGCTCACCCCGCGCGCGATCGCCGAGCTGGACCACCTGGGCCTCGGCGAGTGGGTGCGGTCGCACGGCTCCAACCGGGGCCTGCGCGCCGCCGGGTTCGGCCAGGAGCTGGAGCTCCCCTGGCCGGGGGGCTCGCTCCCCGCTACCGGCAGCGCGGTCGCCCGCACCGAACTGGACGCGAAGATCCGGGACGTGGCGCTCGAGTCCGGCGCGGTCCCGATGGAGGGCGCCAAGGCCGTCGACGTGGAGCGGGACGGCGAGCGGATCTCCGGAGTCGTGCTCGCCCTGCAGGACGGCACCACCACGACCGTCCGGTGCGAGCGCGTCGTCGTCGCGGACGGCGCGCGCTCCACGCTCGGCCGGGTGCTCGGCCGGGAGTGGCACAAGGACACCGCCTACGGCGTCGCGGCGCGCGGCTACATCCGCTCCGGCCGCAGCGACGACCCGTGGATCTCCTCCCATCTGGAGCTGCGCGGCGCCTCCGACGAGGTGCTGGCCGGCTACGGCTGGGTGTTCCCGCTGAACAACGGCGAGGTCAACATCGGCGTCGGCACCCTCGCCACCGACGCCCGCCCGGCCAAGGTGCGCCTGCGCGGGCTCATCGAGCACTACGCGGACATGCGCCGGGACGACTGGCAGCTCGACGGCCCCGTGCGGCTCCCGGCGTCGGCGCTGCTCCCGATGGGCGGCGCGGTCTCCGGCGTCGCCGGCCCGAACTGGGCGCTGATCGGCGACGCCGCGGGCTGCGTGAACCCGCTCAACGGCGAGGGCATCGACTACGGCATGGAGACCGGACGGGTGGTGGCCGAGCTGCTGACCGGCGAGAAGGATCTCGCCGTGGCCTGGCCCGCCACCCTGCGCACCCACTACGGGCAGGCGTTCTCGATCGCGCGCCGGCTCGCCGGGCTGCTCACGCTCCCCCGGCTGCTCCCGCTGGCGGGGCCGGTCGGGATGCGCTCACGCTCCCTGATGACGGTGGCGCTGCGGGTGATGGGGAACTTCGTCACCGACGAGGACCGGGACCTGACCGCGCGGGCCTGGCGCGCCGCCGGGAGGCTTTCCCTGCGGTTCGACGAGCGACCGCCCTTTCCCGCCGCCGACCTGCGCTGA